A genomic stretch from Hemicordylus capensis ecotype Gifberg chromosome 1, rHemCap1.1.pri, whole genome shotgun sequence includes:
- the PBK gene encoding lymphokine-activated killer T-cell-originated protein kinase produces MNTETAFKTPSKLSEGKKSGQDSSPALITIPASPFMQKLGYGTGVNVYLMKRSPKGTSQSPWAVKKINPKCDSNQRSTYQKRLNEEAKILQHLQHPNIVGYRAFAEAKDGSMCLAMEYGGEKSLNDLIEERNSKQQGPFPAATILKVALHMARGLKYLHNDKKLLHGDIKSSNIVIKGDFESIKICDVGVSLPLDENMIVSDPEAHYIGTEPWKPKEALVEDGVISDKADIFAFGLTLWEMMTLSIPHLNLLGGDNEESDEDASFDEEDFDEDAYYAALGTRPPLNMELLGPSYQKVIELFSLCTIEDPRKRPAAAQVVVVLETEASVQ; encoded by the exons ATGAATACAGAAACTGCCTTCAAGACTCCCAGTAAGCTCTCTGAAGGAAAGAAATCAG GACAAGATAGCTCCCCAGCCTTAATAACTATCCCAGCCTCTCCCTTCATGCAGAAGCTTGGATATGGAACTGGAGTCAATGTTTACCTTATGAAAAG ATCTCCCAAAGGCACCTCTCAGTCTCCCTGGGCTGTGAAGAAAATCAACCCCAAATGTGACTCCAACCAGCGAAGTACATATCAAAAGCGGCTGAATGAAGAAGCCAAGATTCTCCAACATCTGCAGCACCCAAACATTGTGG GGTATCGTGCATTTGCCGAAGCCAAAGATGGGAGCATGTGCCTTGCCATGGAGTACGGGGGAGAGAAGTCTCTCAATGACCTCATTGAAGAGAGGAACTCAAAGCAGCAGGGGCCCTTTCCAGCTGCTACCATCCTCAAAGTTGCCTTGCACATGGCAAGGGGGTTGAAG TATCTACACAATGACAAGAAATTGCTTCATGGTGACATCAAATCTTCAAATATTGTCATTAAAGGTGACTTTGAATCAATCAAAATCTGTGACGTGGGTGTTTCACTGCCTCTGGATGAGAATATGATAG TGAGTGACCCAGAAGCCCATTATATTGGCACCGAACCCTGGAAGCCCAAAGAAGCTCTGGTGGAAGACGGCGTTATATCTGACAAGGCTGACATCTTTGCATTTGGTCTGACTCTGTGGGAAATGATGACGCTCTCCATACCCCACCTCAACTTGCTTGGAGGTGACAATGAAGAGTCGGACGAAG ATGCTTCTTTTGATGAGGAGGACTTTGATGAGGATGCCTATTATGCAGCTCTCGGGACCCGGCCACCTCTCAACATGGAGTTGCTGGGCCCTTCGTACCAGAAAGTGATTGAGCTGTTTTCTCTCTGCACCATTGAGGATCCAAGGAAACGTCCAGCAGCTGCACAAGTTGTCGTTGTCCTCGAGACAGAGGCATCTGTACAATAA